One Pristiophorus japonicus isolate sPriJap1 chromosome X, sPriJap1.hap1, whole genome shotgun sequence genomic region harbors:
- the LOC139240767 gene encoding probable G-protein coupled receptor 139, protein MGSLALLLAQDVFYHCLAVIGLAANLMNIVILSRGSCGLARCTGRYLVSMAAVDLLVIIFCVMLNYLGSLYFPFSILTHYHVCSLNSIMNAAVVDCSIWLTMAFTLDRFVAICFQKWKARYCTVRTATGVITTVCTVSYLRNILRYFVYERVDARGPFPVCRLRNLCYKTPWAIYMWSGTVLTPLIPYVCILLLNALTVRYVLVASRVRRAFRGQGGDGKQVDPEMENRRRSIILLFAISGSFIVLWMTRVVVFMFQEILLDMGPMVIVMQVGDMLMYLNSCTNICIYALTQAKFREEMRRAITQPIHLFLKLTKDFKPKENSSTHRFHPEAARGGGGEV, encoded by the coding sequence CTAATTTAATGAACATCGTGATTCTCTCCCGTGGGAGCTGTGGCCTCGCCAGATGCACGGGCCGTTACCTGGTCTCCATGGCAGCGGTGGACTTGCTGGTCATCATCTTCTGTGTGATGTTGAACTACCTGGGATCTCTCTACTTCCCCTTCTCGATCCTCACCCATTACCACGTATGCAGCCTGAACAGCATCATGAATGCCGCGGTGGTGGACTGCTCGATCTGGCTCACCATGGCCTTCACCCTTGATCGATTTGTCGCCATTTGTTTCCAGAAGTGGAAAGCGAGATACTGCACGGTGAGGACAGCAACCGGGGTGATAACGACAGTGTGCACGGTGAGCTACCTGCGCAATATCCTGCGCTACTTTGTCTACGAACGCGTTGATGCCCGCGGCCCGTTCCCAGTCTGCAGGCTCCGCAATCTATGTTACAAAACCCCCTGGGCTATTTACATGTGGTCTGGCACAGTCTTAACCCCTCTCATTCCCTACGTGTGCatcttgctgctcaatgctctcaccgtcaggTACGTTCTCGTGGCCAGTCGGGTCCGCAGGGCATTCCGGGGTCAAGGTGGCGATGGGAAGCAAGTTGACCCCGAGATGGAGAACCGGAGAAGGTCCATCATCCTGCTCTTCGCCATATCGGGCAGCTTCATCGTGCTGTGGATGACTAGAGTGGTGGTCTTTATGTTCCAGGAGATTTTGCTAGACATGGGCCCCATGGTCATAGTGATGCAGGTCGGCGACATGCTGATGTACCTGAACTCCTGCACCAACATCTGCATTTACGCTCTCACCCAGGCTAAGTTCAGGGAGGAGATGAGGCGAGCCATCACACAGCCCATTCATCTGTTTCTGAAGCTCACTAAAGACTTCAAACCGAAGGAGAACTCGTCAACTCATCGGTTTCACCCAGAAGCAGCCCGCGGAGGTGGGGGTGAAGTCTAG